NNNNNNNNNNNNNNNNNNNNNNNNNNNNNNNNNNNNNNNNNNNNNNNNNNNNNNNNNNNNNNNNNCCCCCCGctcccccgctcccccccggTGCCGGCCCGCGGGCTGCCCGGCCTGGAGGGAGCGGATGGGCCCGGAgggcggctcggctcggctcggctcggctcggctcggctcggctcggctttgcacggctcggctcggctcggctcggctcggctcggctcggctcggctcggctcggctcggctcggctcgccccggcggccccgcccggcgccgccgctctccgcccccgccgccctttggccccggggccgggcccggcggagcggggcgcggAGGGAGGTGAAGGAGCGGGGGGGTGGGGACGGGACAGCGGGGAGCCGAGCCCGGCCGCCGAGCCCCCAGGCCCCCCGGCATGGCCGCCCCGCTGCTCACCGAGGGCACCGTGGACGCGGCGGGGCAGAGCCTCTTCTACCGGCAGGCCCAACCGGGCGGGCGGGCCCCGCGGCTgagcgtgctgctgctgcacggcATCCGCTTCTCCTCCGACACCTGGCTCCAGCTGCAGACGCTGGCCGTGCTGGCTGACGCCGGCCACCGAGCCGTGGCCATCGACCTGCCCGGTAAGGCGCGGGCGGCGCCGAGCACCGGCAGGTGGAAGCCGCTCGTGCCGGTGCCCGGTGGCGGGCCCCGAGCCACCACCCGTGGCCCCGTGGGCGACGTGTGACACGGGCCCTTGGGCGACGTCCCTCTCTTGTCCCGCACCGCAGGGCTGGGGCGCTCCAAGGACGCCGTGGCCCCCGCGCCTGTGGGGCAGCCGGCACCGGGGGATTTCCTGAAGGCCGTCGTGGAGGCGCTGAGCCTCGGTCCGGCCGTGGTGGTCAGCCCCTCGCTCAGCGGCATGTACTCCTTGCCTTTCCT
This region of Oxyura jamaicensis isolate SHBP4307 breed ruddy duck chromosome 12 unlocalized genomic scaffold, BPBGC_Ojam_1.0 oxy12_random_OJ72159, whole genome shotgun sequence genomic DNA includes:
- the LOC118157834 gene encoding protein ABHD14B-like, with amino-acid sequence MAAPLLTEGTVDAAGQSLFYRQAQPGGRAPRLSVLLLHGIRFSSDTWLQLQTLAVLADAGHRAVAIDLPGLGRSKDAVAPAPVGQPAPGDFLKAVVEALSLGPAVVVSPSLSGMYSLPFLFQHGHLVKAYVPVAPICTDKFPVEQYAQTKTPTLIVYGDQDAELGQASLSNLRHLPEHQVLVLQGAGHACYLDKPEEWHRGLLAFLQQLE